Proteins encoded together in one Bradyrhizobium sp. CB82 window:
- a CDS encoding DUF5989 family protein, translating into MYLFIAELWAFMRVRKKLWLAPLIVLMVIIAALLVLAQGSVISPFVYALF; encoded by the coding sequence ATGTATCTCTTCATCGCGGAACTCTGGGCTTTCATGCGAGTTCGCAAAAAACTGTGGCTCGCCCCCCTAATTGTTCTCATGGTTATCATAGCTGCTCTGCTCGTTCTGGCGCAAGGTTCCGTCATTTCGCCGTTCGTTTACGCGCTGTTTTGA
- a CDS encoding carbamoyltransferase, producing MNILGISAYYHDAAACLVSDGELVAAAQEERFTRKKHDPGFPAYAARYCLRAGELCPADIDYVVFYDKPFSKFERIFETYLAFAPKGFKSFAMSMPVWLKDKLFQRTLITDALNEQLGSDIDWSSRLRFSEHHLSHAASAFFPSPFHEAAVLTMDGVGEWTTTSLAIGKGKALSVYREIHFPHSLGLLYSAFTYYTGFKVNSGEYKVMGLAPYGEPKYVHLIKEHLINIKEDGSFHLDMSFFDYCTGLTMTNNRFDTLFGGPARRPESRLTQREMDLAASIQAVTEEVVLKLAREIRATTGQRQLCLAGGVALNCVANGTLLREELFDNIWIQPAAGDAGGAVGAALAAYHLMLEKPRSIRPGDGMHGAYLGPEFSQCEIEESLRKAGAVFTTQSDEALINNVAYALVDGKAVGWMQGRMEFGPRALGSRSIIADPRSPTVQKQLNLKVKFRESFRPFAPSVLREDVSQWFQLDSDSPYMLLVADVMSTKQLPISEKQKQLFGIDKLNVARSEIPAVTHVDYSARVQTVHRTTNPRFHTLISKFKELTGCPVLVNTSFNVRGEPIVCTPEDAFRCFMGTEIELLVVGNSLLRKEDQSRALMKDYRSCYELD from the coding sequence ATGAATATCTTGGGCATCTCAGCTTACTACCATGACGCTGCCGCCTGTCTCGTCTCAGACGGCGAGCTAGTGGCTGCCGCGCAAGAAGAGCGCTTTACGCGGAAAAAACACGATCCGGGCTTTCCAGCCTATGCGGCTCGTTACTGTCTCCGCGCCGGAGAGCTATGTCCGGCCGACATCGACTATGTAGTTTTCTACGACAAACCCTTTAGCAAGTTCGAGCGGATATTTGAAACCTATCTAGCTTTTGCGCCAAAGGGATTTAAGAGCTTCGCGATGTCAATGCCGGTTTGGCTAAAGGACAAGCTGTTTCAAAGAACGCTGATTACAGACGCCCTGAATGAACAGCTTGGGAGTGACATTGATTGGTCGAGTCGACTCCGCTTTTCAGAGCACCATCTCAGCCACGCCGCATCAGCTTTCTTCCCATCGCCATTTCACGAAGCCGCAGTGTTAACGATGGATGGCGTCGGAGAGTGGACGACAACCTCTCTTGCGATCGGTAAGGGAAAGGCACTATCGGTCTACAGGGAGATCCACTTTCCACATTCACTTGGTCTGCTGTACTCAGCGTTCACCTACTACACCGGCTTCAAGGTGAACTCCGGTGAGTACAAGGTAATGGGACTGGCGCCCTACGGCGAGCCTAAGTATGTGCATCTGATAAAGGAGCATTTGATCAACATCAAGGAGGATGGGTCATTCCACCTGGACATGAGCTTCTTTGATTACTGTACCGGACTAACGATGACCAATAATCGGTTCGACACGCTATTTGGTGGTCCGGCCCGACGCCCGGAAAGTCGGTTGACGCAGAGGGAGATGGATCTAGCCGCCTCCATTCAGGCCGTTACTGAGGAGGTCGTCCTAAAGCTTGCAAGAGAAATCCGGGCCACAACCGGTCAGAGACAACTCTGCCTCGCAGGAGGAGTAGCGCTTAATTGTGTTGCAAACGGAACGCTCCTGCGTGAAGAGCTCTTCGATAACATCTGGATTCAGCCGGCTGCCGGCGACGCCGGTGGCGCAGTGGGGGCCGCACTCGCCGCCTACCATCTCATGCTTGAAAAGCCCAGGAGCATCCGTCCGGGCGATGGCATGCACGGCGCGTATCTCGGACCAGAGTTCAGCCAGTGCGAAATCGAGGAGAGTCTGAGAAAGGCCGGCGCCGTATTCACGACCCAATCAGACGAAGCACTGATTAACAATGTCGCATATGCTCTCGTCGACGGTAAGGCGGTTGGGTGGATGCAGGGTCGGATGGAGTTCGGTCCGCGAGCGCTCGGCAGCCGCTCCATCATTGCTGACCCTCGCTCACCGACTGTTCAGAAGCAGCTAAATCTCAAGGTGAAGTTTCGAGAGTCCTTCCGCCCATTTGCTCCGAGTGTTCTGCGAGAGGACGTGTCGCAATGGTTTCAGCTGGATTCCGACAGCCCATATATGCTCCTTGTGGCCGACGTGATGAGCACGAAGCAGTTGCCGATATCAGAAAAGCAAAAGCAGCTCTTCGGCATCGATAAATTGAACGTCGCGCGTTCGGAAATTCCAGCCGTCACACACGTTGACTACTCCGCGCGCGTGCAGACTGTGCATCGCACGACCAATCCGCGATTTCATACATTGATATCGAAGTTCAAGGAGCTAACCGGGTGCCCCGTTCTTGTGAATACTTCGTTCAACGTGCGAGGAGAACCGATCGTTTGCACTCCAGAGGATGCGTTCCGCTGTTTCATGGGAACGGAAATTGAACTGCTTGTCGTCGGCAATTCGCTCTTGCGTAAAGAAGACCAGAGCAGGGCGTTAATGAAGGACTATCGTAGTTGCTATGAACTCGATTAG
- a CDS encoding SGNH/GDSL hydrolase family protein, which produces MEANDALLRTSAAKKRVVRLAALLNGIWVILGVALLLMTTLEVSLTSYYERVDKKEIQSALKAAANSGAYANADLAEGYLKELVDAVHKPWAAYTQSRQADYTGKFVNVNDGIRSTWNSEAINNDKSTKLKIFFFGGSTLWGGGSSDDFTIPSLVAKKLAEDGISANVTNYAVRGDVTTQSLIRFVLELRRQNIPDLVVFYGGLVDAVSACYEGKPGVPLGSSNLERISSEKEAKARISIKLENWALIRLLAGKKQFVGCLKNLDVLSDGALDVYLGNVRLIEAISRSLSYKTLFYLEPQLSDKTHRTKYEEDQLLKSEKRFPGYNDLHSLMRSNLVKREFESLGKNVIHDLRNIFSDVASPVYMDSGHYGEDGNDRISRKISADILALYSSAK; this is translated from the coding sequence ATGGAAGCAAATGATGCGCTACTGAGAACATCCGCAGCAAAGAAGAGGGTTGTTCGCTTAGCCGCCCTATTGAACGGAATATGGGTAATCCTTGGCGTTGCTCTTCTTTTAATGACGACTCTGGAAGTGTCGCTGACCTCCTACTACGAGAGAGTTGACAAAAAAGAAATTCAAAGTGCCCTTAAGGCTGCAGCCAATTCTGGCGCATATGCAAATGCCGACTTAGCGGAGGGGTATTTGAAAGAACTCGTCGATGCCGTGCATAAGCCGTGGGCTGCATATACGCAATCACGGCAAGCAGACTACACGGGCAAATTTGTCAATGTAAATGACGGTATCAGAAGCACGTGGAATTCCGAGGCAATCAACAATGATAAGAGTACCAAGCTGAAAATATTCTTTTTTGGCGGGTCTACTTTGTGGGGGGGTGGATCTAGCGACGACTTCACCATTCCCTCTCTTGTCGCGAAAAAGTTAGCTGAAGATGGAATCAGCGCTAACGTCACAAATTATGCAGTAAGGGGGGATGTAACTACTCAAAGTTTGATTCGCTTCGTTCTCGAGTTGAGAAGGCAGAATATTCCCGATTTGGTCGTGTTTTACGGCGGGTTGGTTGACGCTGTCTCCGCATGTTATGAAGGAAAACCGGGTGTTCCACTTGGCAGCTCAAACCTCGAAAGAATCTCTTCTGAGAAAGAGGCAAAAGCGCGCATAAGTATAAAGCTAGAAAACTGGGCGCTGATAAGACTGCTCGCTGGCAAAAAGCAATTCGTAGGGTGCTTGAAAAACTTAGACGTGCTGTCGGATGGAGCGCTAGATGTCTATTTAGGGAATGTTCGGCTTATAGAGGCGATTTCACGGAGCTTATCCTATAAAACATTATTCTACCTTGAGCCCCAGTTGTCCGATAAAACACACAGGACAAAATATGAAGAGGATCAGCTTTTAAAATCAGAGAAACGGTTTCCAGGATACAACGATCTTCACTCTCTGATGAGAAGCAATTTGGTCAAGAGAGAGTTTGAGAGTTTGGGGAAAAACGTGATTCATGATTTGCGTAATATCTTTTCCGATGTTGCCAGCCCGGTCTACATGGACAGCGGGCATTATGGCGAGGACGGAAATGACCGGATATCTCGGAAAATTTCAGCCGACATATTGGCACTATATTCCTCCGCGAAGTGA
- a CDS encoding extracellular solute-binding protein gives MKIMNLRCSLAAVVLVAVLIGNAAYANSNVLRVSAVPSTFSKAFRALASAFERENPDVRIGLDVSQIDQPAIMRQTLRMAIFGDLPDVSFQGSNYLRLLADRNVLIPLDRFMNADPAWNPQLYSPSVASVGRIGNTTYGLGVGMSFPIVFYNKALVSKVQEGAGSLPANWDGVLDVAARIQSENSQVLGIFSEYNSFMFQGMVGCFGGFMMNSDDSRVTFTEGAGQKAMELLRRIGLAGQAKVDMTKSQSRQAFTGGRIAILLDSSSSLASFENEVAGRFEIGTAPLPVIESDASLPTAGITAVMHTTDPARQALAWRFMKFVTGVEGQTVVATATGYVPANEAAIAQPGSLADYYAAHPTMQAALRSIPRSRGWYAFPGENAGQIDMMIEDRVGEVMRLRQLPVPALDRLAKDISALLPK, from the coding sequence ATGAAGATCATGAATCTGCGTTGCTCGCTTGCTGCGGTAGTCCTTGTTGCCGTTTTGATCGGAAACGCTGCATATGCCAATTCCAACGTCTTGCGCGTTTCCGCGGTGCCTTCGACATTTTCAAAAGCCTTTCGCGCCCTGGCATCAGCGTTCGAGAGAGAGAACCCCGACGTTCGCATCGGACTTGACGTCTCACAGATCGACCAGCCCGCGATCATGCGGCAGACTCTGCGAATGGCAATCTTCGGCGACTTGCCCGACGTCTCTTTTCAGGGGTCCAACTATCTCCGCCTACTTGCCGACCGCAATGTGCTGATACCGCTGGACCGTTTTATGAATGCCGATCCTGCGTGGAATCCACAACTCTACTCCCCTTCGGTAGCATCCGTCGGCCGCATCGGCAACACGACTTACGGTCTGGGCGTCGGGATGTCCTTTCCTATTGTCTTTTACAACAAAGCTCTCGTCTCGAAGGTTCAGGAGGGGGCTGGTTCTCTCCCTGCCAATTGGGATGGCGTCCTGGATGTTGCAGCACGTATCCAGTCAGAAAATAGCCAGGTCCTCGGAATCTTCTCCGAATACAACTCATTCATGTTCCAAGGGATGGTGGGCTGCTTCGGCGGATTCATGATGAATTCCGACGACTCTCGGGTCACGTTCACGGAGGGTGCCGGCCAAAAGGCGATGGAGTTGCTACGTCGCATCGGTCTCGCCGGACAAGCGAAGGTCGACATGACCAAATCGCAATCGCGGCAAGCGTTTACAGGAGGCCGGATCGCGATCCTGCTAGATTCGAGCAGCAGCCTCGCATCATTTGAAAACGAAGTGGCCGGGCGGTTCGAAATCGGAACGGCCCCGCTGCCAGTGATTGAAAGCGATGCGTCGCTTCCTACGGCCGGCATAACGGCCGTCATGCATACGACCGACCCGGCCCGCCAAGCCCTTGCATGGCGCTTCATGAAATTTGTAACCGGCGTAGAGGGACAAACTGTGGTCGCAACGGCGACCGGCTATGTTCCCGCCAACGAAGCTGCGATCGCGCAACCGGGGTCCCTCGCGGACTACTATGCGGCGCACCCAACTATGCAGGCGGCGCTGCGTTCCATCCCGCGTAGTCGAGGCTGGTATGCCTTCCCCGGAGAGAACGCTGGCCAGATTGATATGATGATTGAGGATCGTGTGGGCGAGGTCATGAGACTTCGTCAACTTCCAGTTCCGGCGCTCGATCGCCTTGCCAAAGATATCAGCGCTCTGCTCCCAAAATGA
- a CDS encoding carbohydrate ABC transporter permease, producing the protein MTSHVKILAGALRHAILLTTGSLVLAPFVWMVSLSLKPPAELFSSSFTLLPEHWFAVENYTKALTAAPLPRFMLNGVIVCAAILLLQIIICAPAAYALAKIRFAGRQAFFGLVLIGLLIPHQVLALPLFILCYWLGILNTYAALIFPFVVSPFGIFLFRQFFMSIPDDIIHAARLDGLSELSIVWRIMLPMSLPAVIAFSIVSVVSHWNDLFWPLLVVHSQEFMPPSLGIVTFANAETGNDYGPLMAGASLVVAPLVICFFAAQRWFIDGLTAGSVK; encoded by the coding sequence ATGACCTCACATGTGAAAATTCTGGCTGGCGCGCTTCGCCACGCCATACTGCTCACGACTGGCTCGCTCGTCCTTGCACCCTTTGTCTGGATGGTGAGTTTGTCGTTGAAGCCGCCGGCCGAACTCTTCTCGTCGAGCTTCACATTGCTGCCGGAGCATTGGTTCGCGGTGGAGAATTACACCAAGGCGCTCACCGCGGCGCCTTTGCCAAGATTCATGCTGAACGGAGTGATCGTATGCGCGGCGATCCTTCTGCTGCAAATCATCATTTGCGCGCCAGCGGCCTATGCGCTTGCGAAAATTCGTTTCGCCGGTCGCCAAGCCTTCTTCGGGCTTGTGCTGATTGGTCTGCTTATCCCGCATCAGGTGTTGGCATTGCCGCTGTTCATTCTCTGCTACTGGCTTGGAATTCTGAACACTTATGCCGCGTTGATCTTCCCGTTTGTCGTCTCACCCTTCGGCATCTTCCTGTTCCGCCAGTTCTTTATGTCCATCCCTGACGACATCATCCATGCCGCGCGCCTGGATGGCCTTTCGGAGCTAAGCATCGTGTGGCGGATCATGCTGCCCATGTCGCTTCCTGCAGTCATCGCCTTTTCGATTGTCTCGGTCGTCAGCCACTGGAACGATCTCTTCTGGCCACTCCTCGTAGTGCACTCTCAAGAGTTCATGCCTCCGTCACTCGGCATCGTCACCTTCGCCAATGCGGAAACCGGCAATGATTACGGACCCTTGATGGCAGGGGCTAGTCTGGTTGTCGCACCGCTGGTCATTTGCTTTTTTGCCGCGCAGCGTTGGTTTATCGACGGACTCACGGCCGGAAGCGTCAAATGA
- a CDS encoding sugar ABC transporter permease, with protein MTSEQPAIVDRQLRVETGSTERLAGYVLVGPALVFILLLFILPAGAVLAIAATDWHLGAKTLSFIGAANFTSLLADPAFRAALFNTAAYVLMVVPSTLVLGLSLALLIESGKTLRAFYRAIHFLPFMTSLAAMAIVWEALLHPTIGLVNQLFAAVGLPTANWLRSESTVLPILAVIGTWQSLGLALVLFLAGLKNIPQDLYDAADIDGADGVLDRLRVVTLPSLAPVSLFVLIVVTLRAFATFDTVQILTRGGPDNASVMLLYALYRESFEYFRTGYGAAIAVIFLLIVIALAMLQTRVVNTRAPHQ; from the coding sequence GTGACGTCGGAACAGCCAGCCATTGTCGACCGGCAGTTGCGGGTCGAAACGGGATCTACGGAGAGGCTTGCCGGCTATGTCCTGGTCGGGCCGGCTTTGGTCTTCATTCTTCTGCTCTTCATCCTGCCGGCGGGCGCCGTGCTCGCGATCGCTGCGACCGACTGGCATCTTGGGGCAAAGACGCTGTCGTTCATTGGCGCAGCGAATTTCACCAGTCTGCTCGCCGATCCAGCGTTCCGTGCGGCACTCTTCAATACGGCCGCTTACGTCCTTATGGTTGTGCCAAGCACGCTGGTTCTCGGGCTGTCCCTGGCGCTCCTGATCGAGAGCGGTAAGACCCTGCGCGCCTTCTATCGCGCGATCCACTTCTTGCCGTTTATGACCTCGCTTGCCGCCATGGCAATCGTGTGGGAGGCGCTGCTGCATCCGACCATCGGTTTAGTCAACCAGCTATTTGCGGCTGTTGGTTTGCCGACTGCCAACTGGTTGCGAAGCGAGTCGACCGTTTTGCCCATCCTGGCCGTCATTGGCACTTGGCAAAGCCTTGGCTTGGCGCTGGTGCTGTTCCTCGCGGGCCTTAAAAACATTCCGCAGGATCTCTATGATGCCGCCGATATCGACGGCGCCGATGGGGTGCTGGATCGCTTGCGGGTCGTGACACTTCCGTCGCTAGCTCCGGTCTCCCTCTTCGTGCTCATCGTCGTGACACTGCGCGCTTTCGCGACCTTCGACACCGTCCAGATTCTGACGCGGGGAGGGCCTGACAACGCATCCGTCATGCTGTTGTACGCGCTGTACCGGGAGAGTTTCGAGTATTTCAGGACCGGCTACGGAGCCGCTATCGCCGTCATCTTTCTGTTGATTGTTATCGCGCTTGCAATGCTTCAGACGCGTGTCGTGAACACCCGGGCGCCCCACCAATGA
- a CDS encoding ABC transporter ATP-binding protein, producing MAGVSVRGISKSFGSALILDGISLDVRDGEFLTLLGPSGCGKSTLLRIIAGLERQDCGTIEVAGVKVDHLRPKRRDVAMVFQSYALYPHLTVSENMALPLRMRRLSAWQRLPVIGALLPRARSVSAEIKTEVARTAKALGIDHLLARKPGQLSGGQRQRVAVGRAMVRHPAVFLMDEPLSNLDAKLRVQMRGEIKELHRRLGVTFVYVTHDQTEAMTLSDRIAVMLDGQLAQVASPEQIYACPADRRVAELIGAPKINLLEATPRGEGLLAVAGSTLALDSKLDGGNCVTLGIRPESLQFAERAGLNTLTGRLCYVEHVGADLFAHVDIPGSSEPFVARLPVELASSLQSDQAVHLRVRREQALLFSADGRRLSEGDGQFTQLRSCAG from the coding sequence TTGGCAGGCGTATCCGTTCGCGGAATTTCTAAATCATTCGGCTCCGCTCTCATCCTCGATGGGATCTCGCTCGACGTCCGCGACGGAGAGTTCTTGACTCTTCTCGGCCCGTCGGGCTGCGGTAAATCCACTCTTCTAAGGATCATCGCCGGACTTGAGCGGCAGGATTGCGGGACTATTGAGGTCGCCGGCGTCAAGGTCGATCACCTTCGTCCCAAACGGCGCGATGTCGCCATGGTGTTTCAGTCATACGCCCTCTACCCGCATTTGACAGTCTCGGAAAATATGGCGCTGCCTCTGAGGATGCGCCGACTTTCGGCCTGGCAGCGGCTTCCTGTCATAGGCGCTCTGCTCCCAAGGGCCCGCTCGGTGAGCGCCGAGATCAAGACCGAAGTGGCGCGCACCGCGAAGGCGCTCGGAATCGACCATCTCCTCGCGCGCAAGCCCGGCCAACTTTCCGGCGGTCAGCGCCAACGCGTGGCCGTCGGGCGCGCCATGGTTCGTCATCCCGCAGTCTTTCTGATGGACGAGCCGCTCTCCAATCTTGACGCAAAGTTGCGCGTCCAGATGCGTGGTGAAATCAAGGAGCTGCATCGTCGTCTGGGCGTAACCTTCGTCTATGTGACCCACGATCAGACGGAAGCCATGACCCTGTCCGATCGCATCGCGGTCATGCTAGACGGTCAACTGGCGCAAGTGGCGTCGCCAGAGCAGATCTACGCCTGTCCCGCCGATCGGCGCGTGGCCGAATTGATCGGCGCGCCCAAGATCAACCTGCTCGAGGCCACACCGAGAGGTGAGGGGCTTTTGGCCGTTGCGGGGTCTACTCTTGCGCTTGACAGCAAGCTGGACGGCGGAAACTGTGTCACGCTCGGTATTCGTCCGGAGTCGCTGCAGTTTGCCGAGCGGGCTGGCCTGAACACATTGACGGGAAGGCTGTGCTATGTCGAGCATGTTGGCGCCGATCTGTTTGCTCACGTGGACATCCCGGGCTCGAGCGAGCCTTTTGTTGCGCGCCTTCCGGTCGAACTCGCATCAAGCCTTCAATCCGACCAAGCCGTGCATCTCCGGGTTCGGCGTGAGCAGGCGTTGCTGTTTTCCGCTGATGGGCGCCGGCTTTCCGAGGGCGATGGTCAGTTTACGCAGCTTCGGAGCTGCGCGGGGTGA
- the phnF gene encoding phosphonate metabolism transcriptional regulator PhnF — translation MVKENSNRIERAGITIWRQVSDALAEDIASGTFAAGERLPSSESLAARFDVNRHTVLKAIAQLEAEGYLRIERARGAYAVVNPIELRLGARSWFEQNLRDGNRTPARTVIGMERVRATLEIATALQIKPGSPVFFVTLLGEADGFPVNYNYNYFPVQRMPGVEEAFQAVGKGPTEDFSFGKIFKSIGVKDFRRKTIRIRARPPSREEATNLKMPVSAYVLVTEVVQVDSKETPVVYAESCYSAGRVSLLVDI, via the coding sequence GTGGTGAAGGAAAACTCAAACCGGATTGAGCGAGCGGGTATCACTATATGGCGTCAAGTCAGTGACGCGCTCGCCGAGGATATTGCAAGTGGGACCTTTGCGGCGGGCGAGCGCCTACCTTCGAGCGAATCGCTAGCGGCTCGTTTCGACGTCAACCGACACACGGTGCTGAAGGCCATCGCGCAATTGGAAGCGGAGGGCTATCTAAGGATCGAGCGCGCGCGGGGCGCTTACGCCGTCGTAAACCCCATTGAATTGCGACTCGGTGCTAGAAGTTGGTTCGAGCAGAATCTCCGCGACGGTAATCGGACGCCTGCGCGCACGGTGATCGGGATGGAAAGAGTTCGCGCCACGCTGGAGATCGCGACAGCACTCCAAATTAAGCCCGGCAGCCCGGTTTTCTTTGTGACCCTGTTGGGCGAAGCCGATGGATTCCCGGTCAACTACAACTACAACTATTTTCCAGTGCAGCGCATGCCAGGCGTCGAGGAAGCTTTCCAGGCCGTCGGTAAGGGGCCAACGGAGGACTTTTCTTTCGGCAAGATCTTTAAATCTATTGGCGTGAAGGATTTTCGGCGCAAAACCATTCGAATTCGTGCGCGACCTCCGAGCCGCGAAGAGGCAACGAATCTGAAAATGCCGGTGAGCGCTTACGTTCTAGTAACAGAAGTTGTTCAGGTCGACAGCAAAGAGACTCCGGTCGTATACGCTGAAAGCTGCTACAGCGCCGGCCGCGTGAGCTTACTCGTGGACATCTGA
- a CDS encoding PLP-dependent aminotransferase family protein has product MEIQEPQICQAVDQFIDFTRSLPPEVPMLDAKLAGAIERLRSDRSLNRLIHGDIARGSSSGRLGGARYLSPRLGDAIDIECMITTNGTQSALLLLFYHLVGKGGRLLAERLSYGALRELAGIAGVELVGLDVDEDGILPDAFEKACRKGGVRALYCNPTVQNPTTAIMPLSRRLALADISRRYGVPIIEDEALGRLHPDAAPPIAKIAPDVVWYIMSATKGLAHGLRLAYVVGPSRAHCDSALAPVERLSFWTAAPLLTAAIANWTLSGAADLISAAIREENTAREAMARCALGRFGLVSKPGSMHVWLPLPAPWTSDGFARSAVAAGVLIRSAKLFAVDNQPVPNAVRLSLSTPSSRRAATVGITRIAALLDRGPAGNVSKTIAAQCG; this is encoded by the coding sequence ATGGAAATCCAAGAGCCCCAAATTTGCCAAGCCGTCGATCAGTTTATTGATTTCACGCGTTCGTTGCCGCCTGAGGTGCCTATGCTTGATGCCAAGCTTGCTGGCGCGATTGAGCGGCTTCGTTCTGACCGTAGTCTGAACAGATTGATTCATGGCGATATCGCGCGCGGGTCGTCGAGCGGGCGACTAGGTGGGGCGCGCTATCTGTCGCCACGCCTTGGCGATGCGATCGATATCGAATGTATGATCACGACCAACGGGACGCAGAGCGCACTCCTTCTCCTGTTTTATCACCTCGTTGGCAAGGGCGGCCGCTTGTTGGCCGAGCGCTTGTCCTACGGGGCTTTGCGTGAGCTTGCCGGTATCGCCGGGGTGGAGTTGGTGGGACTTGATGTCGACGAGGACGGCATTCTGCCTGATGCCTTCGAAAAAGCCTGCCGGAAGGGTGGCGTCCGCGCCCTTTACTGTAATCCCACTGTGCAGAATCCGACAACAGCAATAATGCCTTTGTCCCGTCGGCTCGCTCTTGCAGATATTTCCCGCCGTTACGGCGTGCCGATCATCGAGGATGAAGCCCTTGGACGCTTGCATCCTGATGCCGCCCCACCGATTGCCAAGATCGCGCCTGATGTCGTGTGGTACATCATGAGCGCGACCAAGGGACTCGCGCACGGATTGCGCTTGGCATACGTGGTCGGGCCTTCGCGAGCTCACTGCGATTCCGCGTTGGCGCCCGTCGAGCGGCTCTCGTTCTGGACTGCGGCTCCCCTATTGACCGCTGCCATTGCAAACTGGACGCTTTCGGGCGCGGCGGATTTGATTTCCGCGGCGATCCGAGAGGAGAACACAGCGCGAGAGGCCATGGCACGTTGTGCCCTAGGCCGCTTCGGCCTTGTCTCAAAACCGGGTTCGATGCACGTCTGGTTGCCGTTGCCGGCACCGTGGACGTCTGACGGCTTTGCGCGATCGGCGGTGGCTGCTGGGGTATTAATCAGGAGTGCCAAGCTCTTCGCTGTTGACAATCAGCCCGTGCCGAACGCGGTGCGATTGTCGCTTTCAACTCCGTCGAGCCGGAGAGCTGCTACGGTCGGTATCACCCGGATAGCAGCTCTCCTCGATCGCGGACCCGCGGGTAATGTATCAAAGACGATCGCTGCTCAATGCGGCTGA
- a CDS encoding phosphonopyruvate hydrolase, with protein sequence MASKLREKLAERRLLHVMAAHSPLSAKLAEEAGFDGIWASGFELSALYGMPDLSFVSMTQHLDMVRAMSGSAHLPIVADIDTGYGNAINVTHAIAEYERAGAAAVVIEDKTFPKVSSLASTGRQELVRIEEFQGKIAAALASRRDPNFVVIARTEALIAGLGEAEALRRAAAYEAAGADMLLIHSKQKTPDEVESFVRAWSGDVPIVIVPTAYPEMNESRISALRKIRMVIYGNHAIRASVTAMKDIFARIRRDGGIHTVNENIVSVEEIFRLQGMDRVKIVEKQFLR encoded by the coding sequence ATGGCCTCAAAATTGCGAGAAAAATTAGCCGAGCGTCGGCTGTTGCATGTCATGGCGGCTCACAGCCCCTTGTCCGCAAAGCTCGCTGAGGAGGCGGGGTTCGATGGAATCTGGGCTTCCGGCTTTGAGCTGTCGGCTCTTTACGGCATGCCCGATCTGTCCTTTGTCAGCATGACACAGCACCTCGACATGGTGCGTGCAATGTCCGGCTCTGCGCATTTGCCTATTGTTGCTGACATTGATACTGGCTATGGCAATGCGATCAACGTCACGCACGCGATTGCCGAATATGAGCGTGCCGGCGCCGCGGCCGTCGTGATCGAGGACAAGACGTTTCCCAAGGTCTCCAGCCTTGCGTCTACGGGCCGGCAGGAGCTGGTCCGGATCGAGGAATTCCAGGGCAAGATCGCTGCGGCTCTTGCCTCGCGGCGAGACCCCAACTTTGTAGTCATCGCTCGCACAGAGGCGTTGATTGCGGGTCTAGGGGAGGCGGAGGCACTCAGGCGCGCGGCAGCTTATGAAGCGGCTGGCGCCGACATGCTTCTCATCCACTCCAAGCAGAAGACGCCGGATGAGGTGGAGAGCTTTGTGCGCGCCTGGAGCGGCGATGTTCCGATAGTCATTGTGCCCACCGCCTATCCGGAGATGAACGAGAGCCGGATATCCGCCTTGCGCAAAATAAGGATGGTGATCTACGGCAACCACGCAATCCGTGCGTCTGTGACGGCAATGAAGGATATATTTGCGCGCATTCGGCGCGATGGCGGCATTCACACGGTGAACGAAAATATCGTTTCCGTAGAAGAAATCTTTCGCCTGCAGGGAATGGACCGGGTGAAAATAGTCGAGAAGCAGTTCCTACGCTGA